A single window of Xiphophorus hellerii strain 12219 chromosome 12, Xiphophorus_hellerii-4.1, whole genome shotgun sequence DNA harbors:
- the prodhb gene encoding proline dehydrogenase 1, mitochondrial, which produces MFCLKTVPAPTWVNAEIILKRLLSNRRLRSTFTSSSTTRPEKTDHGRNRSGAQLASARLQSPGKSGGAGRDRTNSSSAANEISVDFEQSQEAYRSKDSLELLRSLVVFKLCSYDFLVDKNEEIMDLGKKILGQKLFDQLMKMTFYGQFVAGEDHISIKPLIQKNQAFGVGSVLDYSVEEDISQKEETQKESSSVSAGGKGSIGEGYREKNYEAGEQLGDSQREVIGTCTYFYADEAKCDQHMETFMKCIKASGGSSMDGFSAIKMTALGRPQLLLRFSEVLVKWQRFFTFLSSQQDGMESLEQRLELTQLQELIIKLGAKGDFHGWFTRKKGDSAGCIDILDWNSLIDDRVNTSDLLLAPNVKLDKLEPLLKNFTIEDENQLKRTLERLDVLAKCALENDVRLMVDAEQTYFQPAISKLTLDSQKIYNREKPVIFNTYQCYLKEAYKNVTVDVELSRREGWCFAAKLVRGAYMYQERERAEEFRYEDPINPNYESTSTMYHRCLHYVLDEIALNRKANVMVASHNEDTIKYTLKRMNELGLLPAENKVFFGQLLGMCDQISFPLGQAGFPVYKYVPYGPVSEVMPYLSRRAQENRGFMKGAQKERELLWKELKRRLVSGELLYRPVY; this is translated from the exons AAGAGTGGGGGAGCAGGGAGAGACCGCACCAACTCTTCCTCCGCCGCTAACGAGATCTCCGTAGACTTTGAGCAAAGCCAGGAAGCTTATAGGAGCAAAGACTCATTAGAGCTACTCAGAAGTTTGGTGGTTTTCAAACTTTGTTCCTATGACTTCCTGGTTGATAAGAATGAAGAG ATAATGGATCTTGGTAAGAAAATTCTAGGCCAGAAGCTTTTTGATCAGCTCATGAAGATGACCTTCTATGGCCAGTTTGTTGCTGGGGAGGATCACATATCCATTAAACCTCTGATCCAGAAGAACCAGGCTTTTGGCGTTGGCTCTGTCCTGGACTACAGTGTCGAGGAGGACATCAGCCAGAAGGAGGAAACTCAGAAAGAGAG CTCAAGCGTTTCCGCTGGAGGGAAAGGGAGCATAG GCGAGGGctacagagagaaaaactaCGAAGCAGGCGAGCAATTAGGTGACAGTCAGAGAGAAGTGATTGGAACCTGCACATATTTCTATGCTGATGAGGCCAAATGTGACCAGCATATGGAGACCTTTATGAAGTGTATCAAAGCATCTG GTGGGAGTTCTATGGATGGCTTTTCTGCAATCAAAATGACTGCACTTGGACGACCCCAGCTTCTG CTCCGGTTCTCAGAGGTCCTCGTGAAATGGCAGCGATTTTTCACGTTCCTGTCATCACAGCAGGATGGCATGGAGTCCTTGGAGCAGAGGCTGGAGCTGACACAGTTGCAG GAACTGATCATCAAACTGGGTGCAAAAGGTGACTTCCATGGCTGGTTTACTAGAAAGAAAGGAGACTCAGCAGG ATGCATTGACATCCTTGATTGGAACAGTCTAATAGATGACAGAGTGAACACATCAGACCTGCTTTTAGCTCCAAATGTAAAA CTGGATAAACTGGAGCCTCTGCTGAAAAACTTCACCATAGAGGATGAGAATCAGCTAAAGAGGACATTGGAGCGCCTTGATGTATTGGCCAAG TGTGCCTTAGAAAACGATGTTCGCTTAATGGTGGATGCAGAGCAAACCTATTTCCAGCCAGCCATCAGTAAACTTACACTGGATTCACAGAAGATCTACAACAGGGAGAAGCCTGTTATTTTCAACACCTACCAGTGCTACCTAAAG gaagcatacaaaaatgtaactgtGGACGTAGAACTGTCCAGAAGGGAGGGTTGGTGTTTTGCCGCTAAGCTGGTACGTGGAGCATACATGTATCAGGAGCGAGAGAGAGCGGAGGAGTTCCGATATGAAGACCCTATAAACCCCAACTATGAGTCTACTAGCACAATGTACCACAG GTGTTTGCACTATGTGCTGGACGAGATTGCTCTTAACAGAAAGGCCAATGTTATGGTTGCCTCTCATAATGAGGACACAATAAAATACACCCTAAAAAG AATGAATGAGCTCGGTCTCTTACCAGCAGAGAACAAGGTGTTCTTCGGTCAACTACTGGGCATGTGTGATCAGATCAGCTTCCCACTGG GCCAGGCAGGTTTTCCTGTCTACAAGTACGTCCCCTATGGGCCGGTGAGTGAGGTGATGCCCTACTTGTCCCGACGGGCACAGGAGAACCGAGGCTTCATGAAGGGTGCccaaaaagagagagagctgCTGTGGAAGGAGTTGAAACGTCGACTTGTCTCTGGGGAGCTTCTCTACAGACCAGTGTactga